Proteins found in one Deltaproteobacteria bacterium genomic segment:
- a CDS encoding glycoside hydrolase family 1 protein codes for MTEAERAWAPILPREPMVIPDNFAWGVASSAFQAEGGTVPNDWVAAARAGRVPPNPGNGFWHCAEADFRLAADLGIRHYRLSVEWSRVEPAEGCFDEAALDRYRRMCDAAAACGIAPWVNLFHFTHPQWVVQGGGLQTAENRERFLRYLERVARALAGHARHFHTQNESMIYVVAGYLLGENPPFLRDPEIAYDMSHHVFALHARGYGILHEIVPEATVATIEVYVPLIAQDEAGIEPARQFDAWYHGAWLRGLATGVVELPGREPVEVPGLRGALDLYGFNYYAASSIGKGGIGPYAAHDPAPVDNMGRYVCPQEMERGLQRVAAALPGMPILVTENGCPTRDERFRIRYIAAHLAAVLRARAAGSDIRGYFHWTAVDNYEWLHGFGEARFGLIGFDPVSLARTVKQSCPSGEHA; via the coding sequence ATGACAGAAGCCGAGCGCGCCTGGGCCCCGATCCTGCCGCGCGAACCAATGGTGATTCCAGATAACTTTGCCTGGGGCGTGGCCTCGTCCGCCTTTCAGGCCGAGGGCGGCACCGTCCCCAATGACTGGGTGGCGGCGGCGCGCGCGGGGCGCGTACCGCCGAATCCGGGCAATGGTTTTTGGCACTGCGCTGAAGCCGACTTCCGCCTGGCCGCGGACCTCGGCATTCGTCACTACCGGCTGTCGGTGGAATGGAGTCGGGTCGAACCCGCCGAAGGGTGCTTCGATGAAGCGGCGCTTGACCGCTACCGGCGCATGTGCGACGCGGCCGCCGCCTGCGGCATCGCACCGTGGGTGAACCTCTTTCACTTCACCCACCCGCAGTGGGTGGTGCAAGGCGGGGGCTTGCAGACGGCGGAGAACCGGGAGCGGTTCCTGCGCTACCTCGAGCGGGTCGCGCGAGCGCTCGCCGGGCACGCGCGCCACTTTCACACCCAGAACGAATCCATGATCTACGTTGTGGCCGGATATCTGCTGGGCGAAAACCCGCCGTTCTTGCGCGATCCTGAGATCGCCTACGACATGTCACACCACGTGTTTGCGCTGCACGCGCGAGGGTACGGCATTCTGCACGAGATAGTGCCTGAGGCGACCGTGGCAACCATCGAGGTCTACGTGCCGCTAATCGCGCAAGACGAGGCCGGGATCGAGCCCGCGCGCCAGTTCGACGCCTGGTACCACGGAGCGTGGCTGCGCGGTCTGGCCACCGGCGTGGTCGAGCTGCCCGGCCGCGAGCCGGTGGAGGTACCCGGCCTGCGCGGCGCGCTGGACCTGTATGGCTTCAATTACTACGCCGCGTCGTCGATCGGCAAAGGCGGCATCGGCCCGTACGCGGCGCATGATCCGGCTCCGGTTGACAACATGGGGCGGTACGTCTGCCCGCAGGAAATGGAGCGCGGACTGCAGCGCGTCGCCGCCGCGCTGCCGGGGATGCCGATTTTGGTTACGGAGAACGGCTGCCCCACCCGCGACGAGCGCTTCCGGATCCGCTACATCGCGGCGCACCTGGCGGCCGTCTTGCGCGCCCGTGCTGCGGGTAGCGACATCCGCGGCTATTTCCACTGGACCGCGGTGGACAATTACGAGTGGCTGCACGGCTTCGGCGAGGCGCGTTTCGGCCTGATCGGCTTTGATCCCGTTTCGCTGGCGCGCACGGTGAAACAATCGTGTCCTTCCGGTGAGCATGCATAG